Proteins encoded by one window of Methanobacterium sp. CWC-01:
- a CDS encoding 4Fe-4S binding protein: MEIIFKKKKEALKNQVALKSLDLDEKQEDFHPEIMAGSLEDKFITISPECVRCNLCAVECPVDAIQEATTNRPARILDNCVKCEICAQTCPVGAVHVMESTSQVDEDVEFRIQDLKTPHRKLRMKEIMVDPAKCKSHAICAQFCPTGAITVEDGEVAIIDKKACVGCGACVSVCPEKAINLERELGPVIKTRELLIDQDTCVQCQVCEENCPVDAIKAGADLVTLDEDKCILCEVCSTKCPVGALKLREVAR, encoded by the coding sequence ATGGAGATAATATTTAAAAAGAAAAAAGAGGCCCTGAAAAATCAGGTGGCCCTTAAATCACTGGATCTGGATGAGAAGCAAGAGGACTTCCACCCGGAAATCATGGCTGGCTCCCTGGAAGACAAATTCATTACCATTTCTCCGGAATGTGTGAGGTGCAATCTCTGCGCTGTAGAATGTCCAGTTGATGCCATACAAGAAGCCACCACTAACCGACCGGCCCGCATACTTGACAACTGCGTTAAGTGTGAGATATGTGCCCAGACCTGTCCAGTGGGTGCAGTTCATGTAATGGAAAGCACCTCCCAGGTGGATGAAGATGTTGAATTCCGAATACAAGACTTGAAAACCCCCCACCGAAAACTGCGCATGAAAGAAATTATGGTGGACCCTGCCAAATGTAAATCTCACGCTATCTGCGCTCAGTTCTGTCCAACTGGTGCCATTACCGTTGAAGATGGAGAAGTTGCCATCATAGACAAAAAGGCCTGTGTAGGTTGTGGCGCCTGTGTAAGTGTCTGTCCGGAGAAGGCCATAAACCTGGAACGAGAACTGGGACCGGTAATTAAAACTAGGGAGCTTCTCATTGATCAGGATACCTGTGTGCAGTGCCAGGTATGTGAAGAAAACTGTCCGGTGGACGCTATTAAAGCCGGAGCAGACCTGGTGACTTTAGATGAAGATAAATGCATATTATGTGAAGTTTGTTCTACCAAATGCCCAGTGGGGGCCCTAAAACTGAGAGAGGTTGCCAGATGA
- a CDS encoding NADH-quinone oxidoreductase subunit B family protein — MVRSLKDIIRSSSIHVCLINTGGCNGCDIEVVALLSPRYDLEQYGIYVHNNPREADVILVTGAVTEQWVEKLRRIYTKAPEPKIVVALGNCPLTGDVFNQEGGSVYAPVSDFIPVAAEVSGCPPRPSEILAAILSVAPGAIAARGREKE, encoded by the coding sequence ATGGTAAGATCCCTTAAAGACATTATAAGAAGCAGTTCCATACATGTATGTTTAATTAACACCGGAGGGTGTAACGGCTGCGATATTGAAGTAGTGGCCCTCCTATCACCACGCTATGATCTAGAACAGTACGGTATCTACGTACACAACAACCCCCGGGAGGCGGATGTAATCCTGGTTACCGGTGCTGTGACCGAACAGTGGGTGGAGAAACTTCGAAGAATTTACACCAAAGCCCCAGAACCAAAAATAGTGGTGGCACTGGGTAACTGTCCCTTAACTGGCGACGTTTTCAATCAGGAAGGAGGTAGCGTCTATGCACCTGTCTCTGATTTTATACCCGTAGCTGCGGAAGTCTCAGGATGCCCGCCAAGACCTTCAGAAATACTAGCCGCCATCTTAAGCGTGGCCCCAGGAGCCATTGCCGCCCGAGGGAGGGAAAAAGAATGA
- a CDS encoding formylmethanofuran--tetrahydromethanopterin N-formyltransferase produces the protein MVKNKNLDKVDNTYAEAFSGMFCRALVTADDEETLTRAAYDATSTPGAVIGRVEGGIESWVSPEHTPDGRKGAILQFWYGSDDLEKFEVELSYRIRQDILVKPFTTLFNASPSPEGYIDTMKQVGHCGDGYEWEEEIYGRNMIVVPIAIPDFKIERQLGYATGIMGANFWYMCRDKEAVLDGGREALRAIKEVEGVITPFDICSAASKPETNYPWIGPTTNHPYCPSLSTLLQDESQVPPGVNYIPEIVINGWSMEAVEEAMKVGIEVLLDYKSVLKVSAGNYGGKLGQYNIQLKRLFK, from the coding sequence ATGGTTAAAAACAAGAATCTGGATAAGGTGGATAATACCTACGCCGAGGCCTTTAGTGGAATGTTCTGCAGAGCCCTGGTTACTGCTGATGATGAGGAAACTCTCACCCGAGCCGCCTACGACGCCACATCCACACCCGGAGCAGTTATTGGTCGGGTGGAAGGCGGGATAGAATCCTGGGTTAGTCCGGAACACACCCCTGACGGTAGAAAGGGTGCTATTCTCCAGTTCTGGTATGGTAGTGATGATCTGGAGAAGTTCGAGGTGGAACTCTCCTACCGGATACGACAGGACATCCTGGTGAAACCCTTCACCACCCTGTTCAACGCATCACCCTCACCAGAGGGATATATCGACACCATGAAACAGGTGGGCCACTGCGGGGATGGTTATGAATGGGAGGAAGAGATTTATGGAAGAAACATGATTGTGGTCCCCATAGCCATTCCTGACTTTAAAATCGAACGTCAGTTAGGCTACGCTACTGGTATTATGGGTGCTAACTTCTGGTACATGTGTCGTGACAAAGAAGCCGTGCTGGATGGGGGTCGTGAGGCACTACGGGCCATCAAGGAGGTGGAAGGAGTGATCACTCCCTTTGACATATGTTCCGCGGCTTCCAAGCCAGAGACCAACTACCCCTGGATCGGTCCCACCACCAACCATCCTTACTGTCCCTCGCTTTCCACTTTGCTCCAGGATGAATCTCAAGTTCCTCCCGGGGTGAATTATATTCCGGAGATTGTCATCAATGGATGGAGTATGGAAGCAGTAGAGGAAGCCATGAAAGTAGGAATTGAAGTTTTACTGGATTATAAGAGTGTTCTAAAAGTTTCTGCCGGGAATTATGGTGGAAAACTAGGCCAGTATAATATACAACTAAAAAGGTTGTTCAAATGA
- a CDS encoding 4Fe-4S binding protein, which yields MAETTPQSKKVYKPLREVEVEYEIDHEKCEKCQERPCLSSCPVDALHEVPPYDQVEIDEKCVGCVLCREACPYDAIKMETTLSEPVLENIPNINTKLCIHCGSCVDACRTGAIQLISSGTEEAHSVIDEDKCVRCGFCSRVCPTEAIKYGEILPRSVVGGKAIVVNQKDCIGCMTCTRVCPSRGAINVGKVSKLPFINPSYCARCEECMDVCPSTAIKYSSRKKAYQNYSKIKTMEIVSELLEKDSERLAKEAVKIDSILEKIARRVSYQHQEAEFTQDVTGLVEDEIKSLVDGDLELEDVGDIIEATSPRREIAVLEEECLGCGACINECPVDCIELEMPSPIHIGEGCVSCGQCVEVCPVQAIELSEEYFQASEGQILFKRRRVEGPRSGEVTIDHVSCQACGVCVNKCPVDAMSLEDDVVSVDPEKCIKCGECESICPVRAVKLITAD from the coding sequence ATGGCCGAAACCACACCCCAATCCAAAAAAGTTTACAAACCACTTCGAGAAGTGGAAGTGGAATACGAAATTGATCATGAAAAGTGTGAAAAGTGCCAGGAACGTCCCTGCCTATCCTCCTGTCCCGTGGATGCCCTACATGAAGTTCCACCCTACGATCAGGTGGAAATTGACGAAAAATGTGTTGGCTGTGTTTTATGTCGGGAAGCATGCCCCTATGATGCCATAAAAATGGAAACCACTTTGTCAGAACCCGTTCTGGAAAATATACCTAACATAAACACCAAACTCTGCATTCACTGCGGTTCTTGTGTAGATGCCTGTCGAACTGGAGCAATACAGCTAATATCCTCCGGAACGGAAGAAGCACACAGTGTTATCGATGAAGATAAATGTGTCAGATGCGGATTTTGTTCACGGGTTTGTCCCACCGAGGCCATTAAATATGGTGAGATACTCCCCCGATCAGTGGTGGGTGGCAAGGCCATTGTGGTGAATCAGAAGGACTGTATTGGCTGCATGACATGTACCAGGGTATGCCCCTCCCGAGGAGCCATAAATGTGGGGAAAGTCAGTAAATTACCCTTCATCAACCCTTCCTACTGTGCCCGCTGTGAGGAGTGTATGGATGTTTGTCCCTCCACTGCCATCAAGTACTCTTCTCGGAAGAAGGCCTATCAAAATTATAGCAAGATCAAAACCATGGAAATCGTTTCCGAACTTTTGGAGAAGGACAGTGAAAGACTGGCCAAGGAAGCAGTTAAAATAGATTCCATCCTGGAAAAGATTGCCAGACGAGTCAGTTACCAGCACCAGGAAGCCGAATTCACCCAGGATGTTACTGGCCTGGTTGAAGATGAAATCAAGTCCCTGGTGGATGGTGATCTGGAACTGGAGGATGTGGGGGACATAATTGAAGCCACCTCCCCCCGCAGAGAAATTGCCGTCTTGGAAGAGGAATGTTTAGGTTGTGGTGCCTGTATAAATGAGTGCCCGGTAGACTGTATTGAACTGGAAATGCCCAGCCCCATCCACATTGGGGAAGGATGTGTTTCTTGCGGCCAATGTGTAGAAGTCTGTCCAGTTCAGGCCATTGAGCTAAGCGAGGAGTATTTTCAGGCGTCAGAAGGCCAGATACTCTTTAAAAGGAGAAGGGTGGAAGGACCCCGAAGTGGTGAAGTTACCATTGACCATGTAAGTTGCCAGGCCTGCGGTGTTTGCGTCAATAAATGTCCTGTGGATGCCATGAGTCTGGAAGACGACGTGGTGAGTGTTGATCCAGAAAAATGCATTAAATGCGGTGAATGCGAGTCCATCTGCCCGGTACGTGCTGTTAAATTAATAACCGCTGATTAA
- a CDS encoding DUF2104 domain-containing protein, whose amino-acid sequence MNETSYLLYLISFVLGSVVGLVLSYQKYKSPFAIDKIDVLAMIIAIIGWFLTLNSPLLTFIPSYVSIAIGLFLVAMVLGMRPGYGRYETIIGLVVGGIIWLLRTVAL is encoded by the coding sequence ATGAACGAAACTTCCTACCTATTATACTTGATATCATTCGTACTAGGATCTGTGGTGGGCCTGGTGCTCAGTTACCAGAAATACAAGAGTCCCTTCGCCATTGACAAAATAGATGTCCTGGCCATGATAATAGCCATTATTGGATGGTTCCTAACCCTTAACAGCCCCCTATTAACCTTTATCCCCTCTTATGTTTCCATTGCCATTGGACTGTTTTTAGTAGCCATGGTACTGGGAATGAGACCTGGTTACGGTAGGTACGAGACCATAATCGGCCTGGTGGTGGGTGGAATTATCTGGCTCTTAAGGACGGTGGCCCTATGA
- a CDS encoding nickel-dependent hydrogenase large subunit: MILPIGPIHPGLKEPLRLKLKTQGEKVISAEIDYGYVHRGIERVMQGKTWQKAIYLSERVCGICSYIHTQTFAETFEKISGEQAPIRAQYLRVLTNELDRIQSHLIANSTYFKAIEHETLFMYMLALREPIMDAIELLTGNRVNMGWNVVGGVRMDAKKTHLDSILKIITEFEAEYPKYVEMFDQGPLLGLRSKDVGKMSHEDAIKAHAVGPIGRASSIKHDWRVDHPTYHDHLDFEVIWRKEGDNYARMMNRFDEITISLYLIRQVIENIPPGDVRKKIDIPPGYADWRNEAPRGEVSYMIETNGNLIQNISIRTPSIMNIDACAKYMLHDVATVADAVATYASVDPCIACTERVIILDESGKKREVEGIHNLKLS; the protein is encoded by the coding sequence ATGATACTACCCATTGGACCCATTCACCCTGGACTTAAAGAACCCCTACGATTAAAGCTTAAAACTCAGGGAGAAAAGGTCATAAGTGCAGAAATCGATTATGGATACGTTCATCGTGGAATAGAGCGTGTCATGCAGGGTAAAACCTGGCAAAAAGCTATTTATCTATCAGAAAGGGTTTGTGGAATATGTTCCTACATACACACCCAAACCTTTGCCGAGACCTTTGAAAAGATATCCGGTGAACAGGCCCCGATACGTGCCCAGTACCTTAGAGTTTTAACCAATGAATTGGACCGTATTCAAAGCCATCTCATTGCCAATTCAACCTATTTCAAAGCTATAGAGCATGAAACCCTTTTCATGTACATGTTAGCCCTTCGAGAACCCATCATGGATGCCATAGAACTTTTAACTGGCAATCGAGTTAATATGGGCTGGAATGTGGTGGGCGGAGTGCGAATGGATGCTAAAAAAACCCACCTTGACAGTATCTTGAAGATTATCACTGAATTTGAAGCAGAATATCCCAAGTATGTGGAGATGTTCGATCAGGGACCGCTTCTGGGTCTGCGTTCCAAAGACGTAGGGAAAATGAGCCATGAAGATGCCATAAAAGCCCATGCTGTAGGCCCCATTGGAAGGGCATCCAGTATTAAACATGACTGGAGAGTGGACCATCCCACCTACCATGACCATCTGGACTTTGAAGTTATCTGGAGGAAAGAGGGAGACAACTATGCCCGGATGATGAATCGCTTCGACGAGATCACCATATCCCTGTACCTCATCAGACAAGTCATCGAGAACATCCCCCCTGGTGATGTGCGTAAAAAGATTGACATACCACCGGGATATGCTGATTGGAGAAACGAAGCACCTCGAGGTGAGGTGAGCTACATGATCGAGACCAATGGTAATCTAATACAGAATATTTCCATTCGAACTCCAAGTATCATGAACATCGATGCCTGTGCCAAGTACATGCTGCATGATGTGGCCACCGTGGCCGATGCCGTGGCTACCTACGCCAGTGTAGACCCCTGCATTGCCTGCACCGAAAGGGTCATCATACTGGATGAATCTGGAAAAAAAAGAGAAGTTGAAGGTATTCATAATTTAAAGTTAAGTTGA
- a CDS encoding HPP family protein, translating into MKVKEIMDKEFIEVSPGDSIVDASLKMEKHRKFTTPVVDTQGKLVGWITSLDVTRGLREGQENVNEIMHSKDDIVHVHQDDPARLAVLNASQHKVVSIPVLDDEDVVKGVVRTFDIVKTLSTLYEVKVYKIFEAMTRELKGVTWEELMEASAIVTRRRTGKRVTPEDYERRIKNSTFGEAIWATGGLEKFFVGLIAIGELVIARKVARARQ; encoded by the coding sequence ATGAAAGTTAAGGAAATAATGGATAAGGAGTTTATAGAAGTCAGCCCAGGTGATAGCATCGTGGATGCCTCCCTTAAAATGGAAAAACACCGTAAGTTCACCACCCCCGTGGTTGATACTCAGGGAAAGCTGGTGGGATGGATCACGTCCCTGGATGTGACCAGGGGCCTTAGAGAAGGTCAAGAAAACGTTAACGAAATTATGCACAGTAAAGATGATATCGTACACGTTCACCAGGATGATCCAGCCCGTCTGGCGGTGCTCAATGCATCTCAACATAAAGTGGTTAGCATTCCAGTCCTGGATGATGAGGATGTGGTGAAGGGAGTGGTACGCACCTTTGATATAGTTAAAACTCTCTCAACCCTTTACGAGGTTAAGGTTTACAAGATCTTTGAGGCCATGACCCGAGAATTGAAGGGAGTTACCTGGGAAGAACTGATGGAAGCATCGGCCATTGTAACCCGACGCAGAACCGGAAAAAGAGTTACTCCTGAGGATTATGAACGAAGAATTAAAAATTCAACATTCGGAGAAGCTATTTGGGCTACTGGAGGCCTTGAAAAATTCTTTGTAGGCCTCATAGCCATTGGAGAACTGGTAATAGCCCGTAAAGTGGCCAGGGCACGGCAATGA
- a CDS encoding respiratory chain complex I subunit 1 family protein, producing MNLMFNILLNVTIAFLLGSLLFGLQRKVMARIQMRPGPPIIQHLLHTLKFYIKESSFPKTAAMPFYIAIASILCVIWVSAVIVGPVTQGSLLLIFAIYALHKIVEHNAGSSSGSPYGKLSCVRAVFSAAAEVPLFAVLIIIYLKTGTMILSDITAYQTQNGALLFTIPLAALMFFVLILSKAPYSPFAITKGKDIISGYETEHFGLLRGYLMISESIAWYMLLWIFLTVFLGPLSLLGYLVGMVVISVIVAFINATTPLLNPNHSIMVQVTLAFIGIVGSIILLML from the coding sequence ATGAATTTAATGTTTAACATACTCCTGAACGTGACTATTGCTTTCCTGCTAGGCAGTCTACTATTTGGACTCCAGCGGAAGGTCATGGCCAGGATACAGATGCGACCCGGACCACCCATAATACAACATTTACTGCACACCCTTAAATTTTATATTAAAGAGTCATCATTCCCTAAAACCGCCGCTATGCCATTTTATATCGCCATAGCCAGTATTCTATGTGTTATATGGGTTTCTGCAGTGATCGTGGGTCCGGTGACCCAGGGATCATTACTTCTGATATTCGCCATCTACGCCCTGCATAAGATCGTGGAGCATAACGCCGGGAGCTCATCAGGATCCCCCTATGGAAAGCTCAGCTGCGTAAGGGCTGTTTTTTCAGCAGCCGCGGAGGTACCCCTTTTTGCAGTGCTCATCATCATCTACCTTAAAACCGGTACCATGATTCTTTCCGATATTACCGCTTACCAGACCCAGAACGGGGCATTACTGTTCACCATCCCCCTGGCGGCCTTGATGTTCTTTGTGTTAATATTATCCAAGGCACCCTACTCCCCCTTTGCCATCACCAAAGGAAAAGATATTATCAGTGGATATGAAACCGAACACTTCGGTCTTCTCCGGGGATACCTGATGATCTCCGAATCCATAGCCTGGTACATGCTGCTCTGGATATTTTTAACTGTATTCCTGGGCCCTTTAAGTTTACTGGGATACCTGGTGGGTATGGTGGTCATCAGTGTCATTGTGGCCTTCATAAATGCCACCACACCCCTGTTAAACCCCAACCACTCCATAATGGTCCAGGTGACCCTGGCCTTCATTGGTATCGTGGGGTCCATCATATTATTAATGCTTTAA
- a CDS encoding DUF1959 family protein: MNEDKLIDSSPDDEELLRTMKMRIVKSYRWQEDIIKPFSKELDISQEDLEDILIKRLDMSSLEAIHARFENSKERCLKERIDADLRLCWLCDVTNLLSAQEADEIKTKIAREIIWENKNYKKALEDGWKDLLEYLMR, encoded by the coding sequence ATGAATGAGGATAAACTTATCGATAGCAGTCCCGACGATGAAGAACTTCTCCGCACCATGAAGATGCGGATCGTGAAGAGTTACCGCTGGCAGGAAGATATTATTAAACCCTTCTCCAAGGAACTGGACATTTCACAGGAAGATCTGGAGGATATTCTCATAAAAAGACTGGACATGTCCAGTTTAGAAGCAATACACGCCCGCTTCGAAAATTCCAAGGAAAGATGCCTGAAAGAAAGGATAGATGCTGATCTCCGTCTCTGCTGGCTCTGTGATGTTACGAACCTGTTGAGTGCCCAGGAAGCAGATGAAATTAAGACTAAAATAGCCCGGGAAATAATTTGGGAAAATAAAAATTACAAAAAAGCCCTGGAAGATGGGTGGAAAGACCTTCTAGAATATTTAATGAGGTAA
- a CDS encoding 4Fe-4S binding protein, translating to MSSVIWYLYEFARKSWAESFAGAKTNPEIMETPERFRDFPQVIPENCIACGACTAACPAPAAIKLVRSEDNSHEEGITYPVINNRGCIRCGFCAEVCPTDPKTLLCGENHLIREEFTILPVDKTYTIDDYLCIRCKKCMNTCPVEGAIIEEDNKIIIDKAKCISCGECLKTCPVKGAVKGIFVSNVQEQKQIIQMVVNTLEERIEQEEEKIKELTGGEVFKVDFPIDDLVERARNIVSNDDLILDVIQKMTDRLKMRIITWDDGKCNDCRLCVAECPSGAITYTKEKGVQRNPDKCLRCSTCYQTCPFGVVGYYVARFLLDEPRLEGGVIHITVKPSQLPQGAG from the coding sequence ATGTCATCTGTAATCTGGTACCTCTACGAATTCGCCCGAAAATCCTGGGCTGAAAGCTTCGCCGGAGCCAAAACTAACCCCGAGATCATGGAAACTCCCGAAAGATTCCGTGACTTCCCCCAGGTCATTCCTGAAAACTGTATCGCCTGCGGCGCCTGTACAGCAGCCTGTCCGGCGCCAGCAGCTATTAAACTGGTGCGTAGCGAGGATAATAGTCATGAAGAAGGAATCACCTACCCAGTTATAAATAACCGGGGTTGTATCCGCTGTGGATTCTGTGCGGAAGTGTGCCCCACCGATCCCAAGACTCTGCTTTGTGGTGAGAATCACCTTATCCGGGAAGAATTCACTATTCTCCCGGTGGACAAGACCTACACCATTGACGATTACCTCTGCATTCGCTGCAAAAAGTGCATGAACACTTGCCCTGTTGAAGGAGCCATAATTGAAGAGGACAACAAAATCATCATTGACAAAGCCAAATGTATCAGCTGCGGGGAATGTTTGAAGACCTGTCCAGTGAAAGGAGCAGTTAAAGGCATATTCGTATCCAACGTACAAGAACAGAAACAGATAATTCAAATGGTGGTTAACACCCTGGAAGAAAGAATCGAACAGGAAGAAGAGAAGATTAAAGAACTTACAGGGGGAGAAGTTTTCAAGGTGGACTTCCCAATTGATGATCTGGTGGAAAGAGCCCGGAATATAGTGTCCAACGACGATCTTATCCTGGACGTCATTCAGAAGATGACGGACCGATTGAAGATGCGAATTATTACCTGGGACGATGGTAAATGTAACGACTGCCGTTTATGTGTAGCTGAATGTCCCTCTGGTGCTATAACCTACACTAAAGAAAAAGGAGTTCAAAGGAATCCTGATAAATGTCTGCGGTGCAGTACTTGCTATCAGACCTGCCCATTTGGAGTGGTAGGTTATTATGTTGCCCGTTTCCTTTTAGATGAACCTCGTTTAGAGGGCGGGGTGATTCATATAACGGTTAAACCATCCCAACTACCTCAAGGAGCTGGTTAA
- a CDS encoding carbohydrate kinase family protein, which yields MILDVIGFGALNLDRIYQVNRLAGPDEESYIKNVSESCGGSAANTIIGLSRLGLKTGFVGKVATDREGKLLINNLKKEGADTSGLIIAQEGRSGMVHGFVDEDGERALYVDPGVNDQVLLDEIDYGYTANCSLLHLSSFVGDSIKSQEAVLERLPEDTTVSMDPGMLYAHQGLKNLEKLLNSTDILLLNQQELDVLLPSRDFEDQVETLFNYDIKILAVKNGSEGCFVSDGEEYHQIYAFEVPCLDTTGAGDAFNAGFIHGILQGYDIKDAGVLGNYVASCSIQEYGACRGLPYQGDIPHLKNPDDLSPD from the coding sequence ATGATTTTGGATGTTATTGGGTTCGGAGCTCTTAATCTGGATCGTATTTACCAAGTGAACCGTTTAGCCGGGCCGGACGAAGAATCCTACATCAAAAACGTGTCCGAGTCCTGTGGAGGTTCAGCTGCCAACACCATCATCGGATTATCCCGCCTCGGATTAAAAACAGGCTTTGTAGGTAAGGTAGCCACTGATCGGGAAGGTAAGTTACTAATAAACAACCTGAAAAAGGAGGGTGCGGATACCAGCGGCCTGATCATAGCGCAGGAGGGTCGAAGTGGTATGGTGCATGGTTTTGTGGATGAGGATGGTGAACGGGCCCTGTATGTCGACCCCGGAGTAAACGACCAGGTATTGCTTGATGAAATTGATTATGGGTACACTGCCAATTGTAGCCTGTTACACCTAAGTTCATTTGTAGGAGATTCAATTAAATCCCAGGAGGCGGTTCTAGAAAGACTTCCTGAGGATACTACAGTTAGCATGGACCCAGGAATGTTATACGCCCATCAAGGCCTGAAGAACCTTGAGAAACTTTTAAACAGTACTGATATTCTATTATTAAATCAGCAGGAACTTGACGTACTGCTTCCCAGCCGGGACTTTGAAGATCAGGTTGAAACCCTATTTAATTACGATATAAAGATTCTGGCTGTTAAAAACGGGAGTGAGGGATGTTTCGTTTCTGATGGTGAAGAGTATCACCAGATCTACGCCTTTGAGGTGCCCTGCTTAGATACCACCGGCGCCGGTGATGCCTTCAACGCTGGATTTATCCACGGCATCCTCCAGGGTTATGATATAAAAGATGCAGGAGTTTTAGGTAACTACGTTGCATCCTGCAGCATACAGGAGTATGGAGCCTGCAGGGGACTGCCCTACCAGGGGGATATTCCCCACTTAAAGAATCCAGATGATTTATCCCCTGATTAG
- a CDS encoding hydrogenase: MEKERDILFLTALVAAGATLASGLAASLQWMVVLPLTLGVLILMVLILFQYRKGGIHLSEKLETGAFILVVVFFALSFIYLFKPA, encoded by the coding sequence ATGGAAAAAGAAAGAGATATTCTGTTCCTCACAGCCCTGGTAGCAGCCGGAGCCACTCTGGCCAGCGGGCTGGCAGCTTCACTGCAGTGGATGGTGGTGCTGCCTCTGACCTTAGGAGTACTAATCCTGATGGTCCTGATCTTATTCCAGTACCGTAAGGGAGGCATACACCTCTCAGAAAAACTGGAGACTGGAGCCTTCATCCTGGTTGTGGTTTTCTTCGCATTATCCTTCATCTACCTATTCAAACCCGCTTAA